A genomic region of Pueribacillus theae contains the following coding sequences:
- a CDS encoding long-chain fatty acid--CoA ligase: protein MMNTSLTIIQMLERAEKYFSKKQIISRTTSGKIRLTYADFGKRVRSLSSILNKLGVKRGDKVGTLAWNDHRHLESYFAIPSMGAVLHTINIRLSAEHLTYIINNAEDKVLLIDEGLVSLVEQIKDYIPSVEAFVILTDEKELPETRLESVYHYETLIAEGDSSFQFPENLDENEPAGMCYTSATTGNPKGVLYTHRSIVLHSMTVGLVDTLALSESDVAMPVVPMFHVNAWGMPFSAVWFGATLVLPGSNFTPKILAELIESEKVTMTAGVPTIWLGLLQEIETGNYDMSSLTRVICGGSAAPKSLIRLYEEKHNIPFLQAYGMTETSPLVTVSRLKSYQQNLPYEERLEYLAKQGLVAPGVEAKIINENGAVAHDGKEMGELLLRGPWITDHYYKEPEKTAEAIKDGWLHTGDIATIDGEGFIKLVDRTKDLIKSGGEWISSVDLENAIIGHEAVFEAAVIAVPHQRWQERPVAAVVLKEGFKGKVTKDVILEFIAPQFAKWWIPDDVIFIDEIPKTSVGKFLKRELREQLKGRSVENE from the coding sequence ATGATGAACACATCGTTAACAATAATTCAAATGCTCGAACGTGCAGAAAAATATTTTTCAAAAAAGCAAATCATCTCAAGAACAACATCTGGGAAAATCCGCTTAACGTACGCTGATTTTGGTAAACGGGTAAGGAGCTTGTCAAGTATACTAAACAAGCTTGGGGTGAAACGAGGAGATAAAGTTGGAACACTTGCTTGGAATGACCACCGCCACCTGGAATCTTATTTTGCAATTCCGAGTATGGGTGCTGTGTTGCATACGATTAACATTCGTCTGTCCGCTGAACATTTGACGTATATTATCAACAACGCGGAAGATAAAGTCTTGCTTATTGATGAAGGCTTAGTATCGCTCGTTGAACAAATTAAAGACTATATTCCTTCAGTAGAAGCGTTTGTCATTTTAACAGATGAGAAGGAATTACCAGAGACTAGACTTGAATCGGTGTATCACTATGAAACGCTTATCGCAGAAGGTGACTCAAGCTTTCAATTTCCCGAAAACCTTGATGAAAATGAACCAGCAGGGATGTGTTATACATCTGCAACGACAGGGAATCCGAAAGGTGTTCTCTATACCCATCGAAGCATCGTTTTGCATAGCATGACTGTTGGTTTAGTGGATACACTTGCCCTGTCAGAATCTGATGTTGCGATGCCAGTCGTACCGATGTTTCACGTAAATGCTTGGGGTATGCCGTTTTCCGCCGTATGGTTTGGGGCGACACTAGTGTTGCCTGGATCAAATTTTACACCGAAAATTTTAGCTGAGCTCATCGAATCAGAAAAAGTAACGATGACAGCAGGTGTACCAACAATTTGGCTCGGATTATTACAAGAAATTGAAACTGGAAATTACGACATGTCGAGCTTAACGAGAGTCATTTGCGGTGGTTCGGCGGCACCGAAAAGCCTCATCCGTTTATACGAAGAAAAACATAACATTCCATTTCTTCAAGCGTACGGCATGACGGAAACAAGCCCGTTAGTAACCGTATCACGATTAAAAAGTTATCAACAAAATTTACCATATGAGGAAAGGCTTGAATATCTTGCGAAACAGGGTCTTGTTGCACCTGGTGTCGAGGCGAAAATTATTAACGAAAACGGTGCAGTCGCCCACGATGGAAAGGAAATGGGCGAACTTCTACTTCGGGGACCATGGATTACAGACCATTATTATAAAGAGCCGGAAAAAACAGCGGAGGCGATTAAGGACGGGTGGCTTCACACAGGTGATATTGCGACAATTGACGGGGAAGGATTTATTAAACTCGTTGATCGAACAAAAGACCTCATTAAAAGTGGTGGTGAATGGATTTCATCTGTTGATTTAGAAAATGCGATTATAGGACATGAAGCTGTGTTTGAAGCAGCGGTGATTGCCGTTCCACATCAACGTTGGCAAGAACGACCTGTCGCGGCGGTTGTACTTAAGGAAGGATTCAAAGGAAAAGTTACAAAAGACGTTATTCTAGAATTTATTGCCCCTCAATTTGCAAAATGGTGGATTCCAGACGATGTCATCTTTATTGATGAAATTCCAAAAACGTCCGTCGGTAAATTTTTAAAACGTGAACTACGCGAACAGTTAAAAGGCCGTTCTGTAGAAAATGAATAA
- a CDS encoding sensor histidine kinase family protein — MEELINDLGIAFRMDQSLDIKRTSQQIELVELLRRVVAEATNMPSNKDNVFEIIESDGPVYMKGDMQLLKRAFTNLIVNAIVHNPMGTKKRINGSRNRG; from the coding sequence ATGGAAGAGCTTATCAATGATCTTGGAATAGCCTTTCGGATGGATCAATCGTTAGATATCAAACGCACTTCTCAACAGATAGAGTTAGTTGAATTACTCCGCAGAGTGGTGGCAGAAGCAACCAATATGCCTTCAAATAAAGATAACGTTTTTGAAATAATAGAAAGCGATGGACCTGTCTATATGAAGGGGGATATGCAGTTACTTAAAAGGGCGTTTACTAATTTAATCGTTAATGCGATAGTGCATAATCCAATGGGCACGAAAAAACGCATAAACGGAAGTAGAAATAGAGGATAA
- a CDS encoding sensor histidine kinase: protein MDEYTASHLFDRYYRGTSTEAPSEGTGLGMAVVHQIITAYDGTIEVKSKLGQGTSMIVRLPYIQK from the coding sequence ATGGACGAATATACAGCTAGCCATTTATTTGACCGCTATTATCGGGGAACCTCTACAGAAGCGCCATCAGAGGGAACCGGGCTTGGTATGGCGGTTGTTCATCAAATCATTACTGCTTATGATGGAACAATTGAGGTGAAAAGTAAACTAGGACAGGGAACATCTATGATAGTCCGATTGCCTTATATTCAAAAATAA
- a CDS encoding alpha/beta fold hydrolase, with amino-acid sequence MELYKKTINGNEIQIADYPGEKSAIIAIHGLTGTHKIMHYYAERFKGEFRFIAVDLRGRGNSAETDPKPSIFKHAEDILGLIKELNIENPILLGHSMGAFISSIVASKLDSVKAVILLDGAAKMSDHQQAIVKPSLGRLSKKYQSREHYVEEIKEIYSNLGITWNETLQETVEYEVRQVEQHWENKSTEAKILADFQSFYLFDPQEICSKIDCPVLLVYAKGDIGKMPPLFYLSDYEETQANMKNIETVISDSNHYTMVFENRDDINRNIESFLKKVVKEDE; translated from the coding sequence ATGGAACTATATAAGAAAACTATTAATGGCAACGAAATTCAGATTGCGGATTATCCTGGGGAGAAGAGCGCGATCATTGCGATTCATGGCCTAACAGGAACGCATAAAATTATGCATTATTATGCTGAAAGATTTAAAGGGGAATTCCGCTTTATCGCTGTTGACCTTCGTGGGCGCGGTAATAGTGCGGAAACTGATCCAAAGCCATCGATTTTTAAACATGCTGAAGACATCCTAGGCCTAATTAAAGAGCTAAACATTGAGAATCCGATTTTATTAGGACACTCAATGGGTGCATTTATTTCATCAATTGTTGCCAGCAAGCTAGATTCCGTAAAAGCAGTCATTCTCCTAGATGGGGCGGCAAAGATGTCTGATCATCAGCAAGCGATTGTTAAGCCATCTTTAGGGCGGCTGAGCAAGAAATACCAATCAAGGGAACATTATGTAGAAGAAATCAAGGAAATCTACAGCAATTTGGGGATCACCTGGAATGAAACGCTGCAGGAGACTGTTGAATATGAAGTCAGACAAGTTGAACAACATTGGGAAAACAAATCAACCGAGGCTAAAATATTAGCAGATTTCCAGAGCTTTTACCTATTTGACCCACAAGAAATTTGTTCAAAAATAGACTGTCCAGTGCTCCTCGTTTACGCAAAAGGTGATATCGGCAAAATGCCACCATTATTTTACCTAAGTGATTACGAAGAAACACAAGCAAACATGAAAAACATTGAAACGGTTATCTCAGATTCTAATCATTACACTATGGTATTTGAAAACCGGGACGATATCAACAGAAATATTGAGTCATTTTTAAAAAAGGTGGTAAAAGAAGATGAGTAA